The Streptomyces sp. 135 sequence CGGCCTGCTGGCCCGAGGCCTGAGCAACGCCGAACTCGCCGCGCGCCTGCACCTGGCCGAGACGACCGTCAAGACGCACGTCGCCCGCATCCTCGCCAAGCTCGGGCTCCGTGACCGTGTCCAGGCCGTCATCGTCGCGTACGAGACCGGGCTGGTCAGCGCCGGTGAACACGAGGCCGCCGAACAGTAGTCGGCCGGGTGGACACGAATCCCGTATTGCACTGCACGTTCCAAAACCGGTACGGTCCTCCCATGGCCCGACCGAGGACTTTCGACGAGGAGCGGGCCCTGGACGCGGCGATGCACGCCTTCTGGGCGAACGGTTACGAGGCCACCTCGACCCAGGATCTGTGCGAAGCCACCGGCCTGGGCCGCAGCAGCATCTACAACACGTTCAGCAGCAAGCACGATCTGTTCCGGCGCGCCCTGGCCCGCTACATGGAGACCATGAACGCCTCCCAGATCGACATCCTGGAGGATGTGGAGCGCCCGGGCCTGGAGCGTGTTCGCGCGCTGCTCGCCCGGGTCGTCGAGGGCGAGTTCGAGCATCGCAAGGACGGGCACAGCATCGGCTGCCTCACCGTCAACACGACCGTCGAACTCGCCGCACGCGACCCCGAGGCGGCCGCCATGCTGGAGCGGGACCTCGCGGCGCGGCTCACCATGCTGCGCACCGCGATCCGGTCCGGCCAGCGCGACGGCGAGATCACTGCGGAGCGGGGCGCGGACACGCTGGCCCGTTACGTCAACGCCGTCATCGGCGGCATGCGGGTCGCCGCGCAGGGCGGCGCCGACCGGGCCACCCTGGAGGCCATCGCGGAGACCGCGCTCGACGCGCTGATCCCCCGCTAGCGGTTCCGACCCGGCCCCGGGCCCTCCCACCACCGCGCCGAACCGAACCGCACCACCCCGCATCACACACCTCCGGCACGCCCGGCGCCCGGAGTGTGCCCCAGCGCGCCATCATTTTGTACTGAGTCATCCAAAACAACGCCCCGACAGGAGCACACC is a genomic window containing:
- a CDS encoding TetR/AcrR family transcriptional regulator, whose translation is MARPRTFDEERALDAAMHAFWANGYEATSTQDLCEATGLGRSSIYNTFSSKHDLFRRALARYMETMNASQIDILEDVERPGLERVRALLARVVEGEFEHRKDGHSIGCLTVNTTVELAARDPEAAAMLERDLAARLTMLRTAIRSGQRDGEITAERGADTLARYVNAVIGGMRVAAQGGADRATLEAIAETALDALIPR